Below is a genomic region from Thunnus albacares chromosome 4, fThuAlb1.1, whole genome shotgun sequence.
TTCAGTTGACAGAGACAAGAAAATGGGAAATGGAGGCGATTAAATGTGATAAAGGTCAGGACTCAGGTGTTCATAATATTTCAGTTACATCTCCCTGAGAGAGGTTTGTAATTGGGTTTTGAGAAGACACTGGCTTTGCAGTTCATAAAATGAAGATTATTAAAATCGTACCTGTTTGCCGCGAGGAGAAAGTTCTGAGTCTCCTCCGATGCGGCCTTCGACGTTGTGGTTGCTCTCTCCGTGCCGACACAGGTAGATGGAGTGAGAGTGCACATGGATATTCATGAGGTAGTAGACAATCTTGCTCTGGATGTAGTCCTGCACCCGGTTCACCAAAAAACGCCGGCCCACATTCATCACCTTGATAAAAGACAGGTCCCTGCAGGTGCCAAGGAATCATGTAGGTGACTCAAATGGTTCCTTACTGTCACCATCTAGTGTTTATTTTCTGAATTGCAAGCTGTAATTCCCCAAAAGAACATTATGTGACAATAACTGCTTGGTTTACAAGTACTAGAGTGATCCAGTAATAAATAAAGGTAataatggcttttttttctataaCATCCATAAAGAGAAGCAGTAAGATTTGATCAAGTCTTACTTGTCATAATCATCAGGATCTAATGGTTGGTAAGTAACCTTGTAGCACTCGATTCGTTTGAGGAAGTCATCCatgactctctctctgtgcctctcGGGGTAATCTGGACTTGACACTTTCACTTCCTGTCACAGTTATTCAACACATTCAAACAATGTGAGCAAGCATTACATAACACTGTCGAGAGCGTGGATATTAATAGATTATGGGTTTGACCCAGACAATAAGTCATAGTCAAACCTTAAAGTCCCATAGGTTACATAAGGTCATACCAGAATGTTTGCAGCAATGACTTCTGGGTCGTCACACACAGACTCCACAAAGAACACCTgttatagagagagagagccgcTCAGTTAGAGAAGAAAATATGCTGAAGCTTACTGaaaccacaacacaacacaccatCATGCAGTTTCCTAGACAGAGATTAAAGATACCATGTGGAGTTTTTTTGTAagcaaagttatgtttacattcaaagttgaacacaaaaacacactgtgtgtaTTCTAGACACctaaaaaacatgttgagtGCATTTTCTTCCTCATGAAACCTGCACTGTTTACATGTTTGCTAGCTAGCAGTCATCTTCTTCCTTGCATTCCTTGTCACATTACTGCAAACTGTCCATCAGTAGCATAGCATACCACTGGCAACAAGAAAGTGTGTGTTGTATAACTAAATCTActtttgcatgaaaaatcatGAATCTTCAAAAACCAGCAAGACTTATTAGTTTCTGATGAAGTTAATCAGCTTCATGCAAAAGAAAAGTTGATGTCATAGCGCATTGTTGTCTAAtacatcaaaatgttttgcCACTACAGTCTTAATTGATCTGGTATAGTCattagcttatggtggctaagGTTAGCAAATTTTAGATTAACACTTTGTAACTGACATTAATGAGTATGTTCACTGACTTTATGAATCTTTTTCGACTTATACTCCTGTTAGACTACACTTAAGCATATCATAGATACACAGCAGCAAAGTAGCTGCCTAAAAGAATTCAATGTGCCGCTTTCTTCTAAGTACCACTTGTGGCCACTGTGGCCgctgttcagcaaaagttaTGAAGACTCACTTTAAGTAAAGACATGTATGTTTAAATATCAAAGTCCATTTTCCACCAAAGCCCAAGAAAGAACAGGTAAAATAACAAATGATGacatacattttgaaaaaaactcACCTTGAATGCATTCTCCTTCACAAAAGCTTGAATAAGATCTCGCCGCTctcttgttgtgtttgttgcatCAAAAACctaaaacataaagaaaataattctatgatttatgatgaaatgtttttaggACAGTTCCGGATTAAGACTGTCCTTATGCCAGATGTGTTTCTGATCCGGATATTTGAAAGCTTTTGTGAATGAGCCGATACAGAGACACACGGGCACAgacaagagagacagatggacagagaggcagagagaggactCACTGCAATCTGACCTCCCTCCACCGTCAGGTACGCCCTCACATCCTGCAGAGCTACCAGAGCGCACTGCCTGcaggagagaaaggaaacacGGCAATAGTCTTAGAGCCTCTGTTTGCTCTTATTCACTGAAATTTACatcatgtgtgtattttatgtgaTGGAAAATGTAACTAATTAAACAGTATTACAAGTATTATAGTGCAGTTTGTATTGAAGTCCTTGATTCTGATGACGTTTTACAGTAGCAGTGGTTACAATAATCCATAGACCTGATCaggactatttctttggtagaaaaatgatatattttggTTGTTTTAGTGTACTTGGAGAGCAGATGAGTGGGATTTACTGAACAGAACAACACAACATTGTGCCAAGTCTAAATGTTCCCATTAAATAAGCCTTCTTGCCAACagtaagatgagaagattgataccactctacTATTTGAGAGAGACATCAATCTCTTCTaatctctgcaagaaagcattaaagtgtatttcacaaaatgtcgATCTATGCCTTTAACTCCTCCCAGCTGCTActtcaaaaagtgaaaagacaAACTTTTTGAAGCCTATTTAGAGCTTCTGTTTGACCCAGGTTGGATACTCATGCAACACCCTGGAGGGCTTGAATCAGTTTCGGAGTGACAGCGGCAGCTTGTTTTAATATCTAGGTCAGAATTCAACACTGAGAAGCTGTCAAAAGCCTGTCACGATTTTCATAATGGCTGTGCACCACAAGCAACCTTTCAATTACAACCGCCGGACAAGATATGAGGTTAAGAGACAGTTATAttctttattcatctttttgGAGAGCTCAGCACTGATTAACACTTGATCTGAATGCAAATTGGTAACCACAAAGATTTGGTGGTGATACTTTGCCATGTTTCAGTGTGTGCACATGAACTACAGATCAATACCAGTCTAAGGTAGGATAAGCACTGTGCTGACCCAGGCTGAGTAAAAACCGTTGGCCCAAAAACAGCTTTGTCACTGATGCAGGAGTGGAGGCTGTAGAATACCAAACAGACCCATGTTGACTGGGAGAAATGGGAGACACTCGTAGAGAAGGGATGCTACTGCTTCCTGTACTGTTAGATGTTTAatatgtgatgatgatgtgtgatgatataTGAATGTCCTGTATAATGACTGTACAAGTGGAAAACTTACTTCCTTATTTTCATGGCCTCCTCATTGTCGTGGCGGAAGAAATCATAGGATTTGTAAGCTCTGACAGCCTCTCTGCGGTAGACGCCCAAGTTAAACACTGCAAAATGACCAAATGACATTAAAACTCTGCCCTGTCATTAGATAAATAGGTTTATAAAGATCTTACAAGCAATTGTAACTACTATAATTCAACCGCTCCTAAGTTAAGCCGCCTTTTCTGAGATACTCTTTCAAATACTTTCCAGGGATGTTATGGTGGACATgtatattcaaatgtatttactgtatgtcaaatacaaatatataaatataatatacaatatcaCACTATCACTACGCTCTGATTTCATAACTGTCATCCATCTTATACTCCAAGCAGGTTAAAGCCAACAGTAACAAACGATTGccaatttatttgttttggacCAAACCCAAGCtctaaatataacaaaaaattCTTCTCCAGATATCTATAAGCTTGTTTGAATGTCCTTTAAATAAACTGCTAAATAAAGTAATACAGTTTGTAGAccacaacatactgtactgccATTTGAAATAAGACAAAGTAAACTTCTGAGTAACCTTCTCTTCCGCTAAACATTTTCCAGATGTACAGTTGGGTTAAATTGAAGGACACTGAGAAGGAAATAAAGGATTTTTCACATGTGTCATGTTCTACCTTTAGTTGGGACTCCTATCCAATTGAGGTATCGTGTGAGTTTCTTTGACATGTAGGTCTTCCCTCTCGCAGGCAGGCCTATCATTACGATCATTGTTG
It encodes:
- the pfkfb2b gene encoding 6-phosphofructo-2-kinase/fructose-2,6-bisphosphatase 2 isoform X4, with the translated sequence MSSTQRDNGSANSAEAKKTDLRMNEKKCSWASYMTNSPTMIVMIGLPARGKTYMSKKLTRYLNWIGVPTKVFNLGVYRREAVRAYKSYDFFRHDNEEAMKIRKQCALVALQDVRAYLTVEGGQIAVFDATNTTRERRDLIQAFVKENAFKVFFVESVCDDPEVIAANILEVKVSSPDYPERHRERVMDDFLKRIECYKVTYQPLDPDDYDKDLSFIKVMNVGRRFLVNRVQDYIQSKIVYYLMNIHVHSHSIYLCRHGESNHNVEGRIGGDSELSPRGKQFAHALRNFIEEHNLSDLKVWTSQLRRTIQTAEELGVPYEQWKILNEIDAGVCEEMSYEMIQNTFPEEFALRDQDKYHYRYPGGESYQDLVQRLEPVIMELERQGNVLVICHQAVMRCLLAYFLDKSAEDLPYLKCPLHTVLKLTPVAYGCKVEMFYLNVEAVNTHRDRPLESLCEGIDFDSPEETSGCVRF